ACGCGAGTTCTTGCCGTATTTGACTTCGCGCCTCATGGAGGCGTAACCCGAAAGTTCCGTGATACGCCCTGCTTCAATGGCTTCTTCCACGAGCCTGTTCGGATGCGCGGTGTTGATGCCGACAAGCGCACCGTCGGCTTCGATAACTTCCCAGGAGTATTTCAGCTTTCGCTTGGGATTGTTGGAGAGCGACAGCCAGACCCGCGAGCCCGGCTCCTTCAGACCGAGCATCGATCCCGGATTGGCACAATGTGCCGTTATCTCGCGCCCGTCGGCATCGAGGACAACATCGGCAAGAAACCGCTTGTAGCGCTTGAGCAGACGGCCGCTGACCAGAGGTTCCGCAAATTTCATATCGGTGGTCCCAACCATTGAAAGGAAACGTTGCGCCGCACTTACTTGGACCAGAAGTCCGGATCCAGCAGCACCAATACCGTGAACAGTTCCAGACGGCCAACAAGCATCGCAAAGGACAGCAGCCATTTGGCACCGTCGGGCAGCGGTGCGAAATGACCCGCCGGTCCGATCACCGGCCCGAGCCCCGGCCCGACATTGCCGACAGATGTTGCCGCCGCCGAAATTGCCGTTACCAGATCGAGATCGAAAAACGACAGCGCCACGGTGATGATCCCGACCGACCCCATGTAGACGACCAGGAACGCAAGAACCGAAAACGACAGCTCGGGCGTCAGCCGGGTTCCGGCATATTCTTCGGACATGATCCTGTGCGGCCGGACCATGCGGCGCAGATGCGCACGCACCGTGCCGAAGAACACCAGGAACCGGAAAATCTTGATGCCGCCGGTCGTCGAACCGGTGCACCCCCCCACGAACATCAGGAGAAAGGCGATGCCGACGACCGGTGCACCCCATTGGGAAAAGTCACCCAGCGCATAGCCGGTGCCGGTCACGATCGACACCACGTTGAAGGTGGCCCGAAGCAGCGCCTCCTCGAACGGAAAGCGCATGTTGATGCCGAGATAGACGGTAAGCGTCAGTGAGACGAGGGCAAGAAAGCCCAGAAGCGCGCGCACCTGCGGGTCGCGCCAGAGCTGCAGGGGGTGCCCGCGCAGCGCCTGGATGAGCAGGACGAACGGCAAGGCCCCGATGATCATGAACACCACGGCGACCCAGCCCGAGGCCGGGTTCTTGAAATATCCGAACGATTCGTCATGGGTCGAGTAGCCACCCGTCGCGATCGTCGTCAGCGCGTGATTGAACGCATCGAACAGTTCCATGCCCGTCGCAAGGTAGGCCGCGATGCACAGGACGGTCAGGAAAAGGTAGGCAAGCCCGATCAGCCGGATCAGTTCCACCGACCGGCTGACGATCTTCTCCGAGCGGTCCGAGCTTTCGCTCTGAAACAGCTGCATCCCGCCGATCCGCAGAAAGGGCAGCAGAACGATCGCCATGACGATGATCCCGACGCCGCCCATCCATTGAAGCATGGAGCGCCACACAAGAAGCCCCGGCGGCAGGCTGTCCAGACCGGTCAGCACGGTCGAACCCGTTGTCGTGAACCCCGAAACCGCTTCGAACACCGCGTCGGCATAGCCGATCCCAAGCCAGAGAAACGGCAAGGCACCAAAGGCCGGCAACGTCGCCCAGGACAAGGTTGTGAGAATGAAGGTCTGCCGCGTGTCGAGACCTTCGCGTAGCGAGCCTCCGACTGCCAGCGACAGCAGCATCCCGAACAGGCCGGTCAGCAATGCGGAAAAAACGAAGGCCTGCCAGTCGGCGTTTTTCTGGGCAACATCGACGATTGCCGGTATGAGCATGGCGGTCGCAAGGCCGACATACAAGAACCCGAGAACGTTCAAAACTGGTCTGAAAGAAATCAAGCAGAACTCGTCCCGAAAACCGTTTCATCTACCGCCGTATACGCCCCGACGGGCTCCAACTCACCGTCCTAACGCTTTTCAGTCCGATTTCCAACGATATACGTCAGCCGTCCCCTGCTCATCTCGTGTCCTGATACGGTTCGGGCCCCCTCGCTCAGCCTGAAAGCGTCGCGCACGGGCAGTTGCATTCACACATTTCAAACTGCCGGCCGAACGGGAATGCTGTCTGGTGGGCATCTTGTTCCGATTTGCCGCCAAAAGCAAAGTGACACTAGTAAAAACAACAATGCCGTTAGGTAAAGAACTTCTGGCGATATTACTTGATTGAACCCTGCGGCAAGCAGGTGAATGAATAAAAGCGGGCAAATTTGGGTAATTCAACTGGGACCACACCTCTTGGCTGCACCCGCCGCATGAATTCATGGTAAATAAATTCTAAAAAAACGTCCTAAAATGTGACCTTTACACGGAATTCGTTGCGCGTTAGCAACACCGGTGTCAATTACCCGCCAACGGGCCCAACAAAAGCATGGGCATGCGTTGGAAGGTATAATAGTGTGCGCCGAACAAAGAACAAAAATGTGGCACTGTCGTCTATGCGTATCTTACCGGCCCTTCTGTTGAGCGTTTGTCTGGTTGAAGCCTCAGTTGCCGCAGACCTGAGACAGGTTGTACAGGAAGCTGTCTCTACCAATCCGGATGTCCTGGAGTCGGCTGCCAACCGGCGCGCGCGCGACAACGAATATCGCCGTTCTCAAGGAGCCTTCCTCCCCACGCTCGATCTGTCGGCGGAACTCGGACCGGAACGGCTTGACCGGCCGAACTCTTTCAGCGCCGACGAAAACGACCAATGGCGCTTCTCGAAAGAATTCACGGTGACCGTGCAGCAGCTGTTGTTCGACGGGTTCGCCTCGGTGAACGAGGTCTACCGTCAGAGTGCCCGCGTAGATGGCGCCGCGCTGCGTGTCATGGAACGCTCTGAGGCGATCGCGCTCGACGCAGTTGAATCGTACATCGACGTGCTGCGCAGCACCGCGATCCTGGCGAAGGCGAGACTGAACGTCGAAAAACACAAACGCATATTCTCCGACGTGCGCCTGCGTTTTGAAGGCGGCGAGACCGGCGCTGCGGATCTGGCGCAGGCCCGGGAACGGGTTGCCGCGGCAGAAGTGATCGTTTCAGAAGTCCAGCAATCGCTCCTCGACACAATTGCCAAGTACGAACGCGTCGTGGGCAGGAAGCCCTCCTCACTGGCCCCGGCGACGCCGGCACAGCTTCCGAACGGAAGTATCAATCAGCTTGTCGATTCTGCGGTTCAGACCCACCCGACGGTTCGGGCTGCCGTTGCCGACGCCGATGCGGCGAAGTTCGAGTACGAGTCCAGCAAGGGAAATTTCTTTCCCGAAGTCGCGCTGCAGGGTCAGGCGACAGTTGGAGACGATATCGGCGGGATCGAGGGCCGCAACAACGAGTATTCCGGCAAGGTGATCTTCTCCTGGAACCTTTACAACGGCGGGCGGGACACGGCTCTGAGCCAGGAATACAGCGAACGTCTCACCGAAGCCCAGATCCGCGTCGACCGCATCCGCCGCGAGTTAAAGGAAGGCATCCAACGCTCCTTTGCGGCGGTCAGCACCACCACCGACCGGATCGCCGCGCTGCGTGAACAACTTGCCGCGAACCGGCAGGTCGTGGAAGGCTACCGGCAGGAATATGACATCGGCCAGCGGACATTGCTTGACGTGCTGAATGCGGAAAATGCGCTTTTCAACAGCGAGATCGAACTGATTTCCGTTCGCGCGGTCTATGCTTTTTCCACGTATCAGTTGAGAGCGACATCGGGTGATCTTCTCGCCTATCTGAGCGTCACGCCTCCGCCCGAGGCGGCGGACGGGCAACGGGAAGCGGCAACCATCCTGCCCCGAAATCCACTCAATCTTGAACCATTACGTAAATTCTAACGTTTCGAACCCATATTGGATTTGCCGGGTCTCCGGCAGCACAATAGGTTACGTTCGACGACCGCCGTGTGCGTCTTGCCATTGAACACCTGCCCTCTCCGGGAGAACCGGGCGTCAGAACCCGGGCGATCGGCAATACCTCCGCGGTGAAACAGAGCTCGGTTCAAAGCAGAGATGCTCAACAAAACTACCGAAGAGACGAAAGAGGCGGACGCGATTCCGGCTTCTCAGGCGTCGACAGATCCGCTGGCCTTGTGTCTCAAGCACATCGCCCGGGTACACGGTTACGTCGTTTCGGACGCGGTGATCTGGAATGGTCTACCCCGCAGTGGAGATCGCCTTTCAGTCGGTTTGCTCGGGCGCGCGGCCGCAAATTGCGGTCTGAAGGTGCTGCCTGACAAGATCGAACTCGACACCATCCCGCTTGCGGCTCTTCCCTGTATCGTCACCTTGAACAATTCGGACCTGCGCGTGCTTTCCGCCATCGACCGGGAGACAGGCAAGGCCGAACTGATCGATCCGTCACAGGCTCCGGAAAAACAACGGGTCGAGCTTTCCGATTTCAAACAGCAATACAGCGGCTATGCGATATTCTTTCAGCCTGCCGTCGACAAGTCCGGCAAGAGCGAGCGGTCTCTTGGATCTGAGGGGCACTGGTTCTGGAGCACCGTTTCTTCTTACTGGCGCGACTACACCCACGTTGCGTTTGCGGCGCTCCTGATCAACCTGCTGGCACTCGCCTCGCCGCTTTTCACGATGAATGTCTACGACCGCGTCGTCCCTAACTTTGCGATCCCGACGCTTTGGGCGCTCGCGATCGGGGTCATCCTGACCCTGATTTTCGACTTCATATTGAAAATCGCCCGGGGCCAGATCATCAACGTTGCCGGAAAACAGGCCGATAACGCGCTCGCGAGCAGGATCTTCGCACACGCGCTCGCCATCGACTTTGAAAAACGTCCGGTCAGTTCCGGCCAGTTCGCCAATCACATCCGCGAGTTTGAAAACGTCCGCGAATTCATTACGTCATCGTCGCTGATCTCCATCATCGACATTTTCTTCATCGGCATTTTTGTCGCCGTGCTGTTTCTTCTGGTCGGACCGATCGCGGTGGTCCCGCTCATCGCGGTTCCCATTGTGCTGGCGATAAGCCTGTTCGTGCAGGCGCCTTTGTCCGGCGCAATCGAGCAGTCGCATCGGGAAAGTGCAATCCGCCATTCCATCCTTGTCGAAAGCATCGCCAATCTGGACACGGTCAGGGCGCTCAACGCCGAGGGCCGCATGCAGACGAAGTGGGAACGCTCCGTCGCAGCCAGCAGCGCGGCAATCATGAAAGGGCGTTTCTGGGCACTGATCGCGCAATCGGGCACAGGTCTTGTCCAGGCGTCGGTCTCCATCGTGATCATTGTCTGGGGTGTCTACCTGATCCAGAGCGGCGATATCACGATGGGAGCCCTGATCGCGGCAATGATGCTCTCGGGCCGTGTCCTGGCACCGCTCGCCAATGTCGCCAACACGTTGACCCGGCTGCGCCAGACCCTTCATTCCTACAAGATCCTCAATGAGGTCATGGAAACCGAGACCGAGCGCAAACCCGGCCGCACCTATATCAACAAGCGCATCGCTTCCGGTTCGGTTGAGTTCAAGGGTGTCAATTTCCGGTATCCGGGCGCCGAGGATGACAGTCTCAAGAACATCTCGTTCAAGATCGCGCCGGGAGAGACCGTTGGTCTGATCGGACGCGTCGGGTCAGGCAAAAGCACGATCGGGCGCCTGTTGTCGGGACTGTACTATCCCTCGAACGGCACCGTCCTGATTGACGGCACGGACACACGGCAATTCGATCCGGCCGACCTGAGATCCAATGTCGGCTTTCTCTCGCAGGACAACGTTCTTTTCAGCGGAACCGTGCGCGAGAATATCAGCGCGGGCGACCCTTTCGCGGACGACGACGCCCTTGTCGAGGCGGCAAGGATCGCCGGCGTCGAGGAGTTCATTGCCCAGAACCCGCTCGGATACGATCTCCAGGTCGGCGAAGGCGGAAGGTTCCTTTCCGGCGGGCAGAAGCAGGCCGTTGCACTCGCCAGGATCCTGCTCAGAAGGCCCCGGATACTGTTTCTCGATGAGCCCTCCAGTCACCTCGATCTTGCATCGGAGCGCCGGCTGATTTCCAGGCTGATGGACTACAACACCCCCGACACCACCGTCATCATCAGCACACACCGCATGAGTCTCGTCGAACTGACGGACCGGTTGATCACTCTCGACTACGGCAAGCTTGCCCTGGACGGGCCGCGACTGGAGATCCTCAGGAAACTTCAGGAACTCGGCGCAGTGAACGCCGCCAATCAACAGAACGCTCAAGGGGAAATCTCATGAGTGCCGGCGATTGGAATTACGCGAACGACATCCGCGACGTCATTCAGACGAAGCCGCCACGGTACACGACAAACGTCATCCGGATCGGTCTCATCCTGTTTATTGTCGCCCTCGCCTGGGCCTATTTCGCAACCCTGAAAGAGGTCACGCGCGGAGATGGGCGCGTTGTCCCTTCCCGGCAAATACAGGTCGTCCAGGCGCCTGAACCAGGCATTGTCGAGAAGATATTCGTGCGCGAAGGCGACGTGGTCGAAGAAGGTCAACCGCTCATAGAGATCGACGATACGACCTTTTCCTCGCAGCTTGGCGAAATCCGTCAGCGCCGGTGGGCCCTGATGGCCAGGGTTGCCAGGCTCGATTCGGAGGCGGATGAAAAGCCCCTCGCGTTTCCGCAGGAACTTGCGACGGAAGCCCCGCGCCTGATCGCGGAAGAAGAAAACGTTTACCTGGACAAGAAGGCAAGGCTGGAGAACGAACTCCGGGTCCTGCAGAACCAGGCCTCCCAGCGCGAACAGGAATATCAGGAGCTGCTCGCAAAACAGGACAAGCTCGAATCCGTTATCAAGATCATGAAGCGCGAAGTCGAGATCAAGCAGAACCTCTATGAGCGCCGGGTTCTTCCGGAAATCGAATTCCTGCAGTTGCAGCGCCAGCTGACCGAAAGCGAAGGCGAACTCGCCATCACCAAAGCCTCGGTACAAAGGGCCCTTGCCGGCAAGGAAGAAGCGCGCGAGCGCTCCGGCAGCGCGGTCGCGGAGTTCGTGTCCGAAGCCAGCCAGCAGCTTGCGGAAAGCCGCGGCGAACTTGCTGTCATCGAGGAAAGCCTCAGAGGTGCGGCCGACAAGGTGCGCAGGACCGAACTGGTCTCTCCCGTCAAGGGCATCATAAACAAATTGAACATCACAACGATCGGCGCGGTGGTTCAGCCTGCCGCCGATCTGGTTGAGATCGTTCCGCTGGAGGACACGCTTCTCATCGAAGCCAGAATTCGGCCCAAGGACGTCGCATTCCTGCATCCCGGTCAAAAGGCACAGGTCAAGATCACGGCCTACGACTTCTCTGTATACGGTGGTCTTGAAGGAAACCTTGAGCGCATCAGCGCCGACACGACTGAAGACGAGGAAGGTAATCGCTTCTTCCGCGTAATGATAAGAACAGATAAAAACTATCTGGGTTCAGACACCGAACCTTTACCAATAATACCAGGAATGGTTGCGTCGATCGATATATTAACCGGCGAGAAAACGGTCCTGGACTACATCTTGAAGCCGATCAAGAAAGTTCGGGATGAAGCCTTGAGGGAGCGCTGACGTCTCGACAAGAACGAGGCGATCGGCAGATGGATTACCGAGCAGCCGCTCCGGCGGTTACGGCGGCAAAAAGACGCGGCGTTCACACGGCATGGCTCGTGTGTTTTTCCATTCTTCTGGTCCGGCTGACCACCGGCGCTGCGGCTGCGGACAACGCCCCCGGCGCAGGAACTCCGACAAGCATTGATCCGGACAAGGTGATGCAACTGGCTTCGGCCGATGCCACGCCGGCACCAGTGCACGCCGCCGCTTCCCTCGAAAAATCGGCTGCAAGCGCGAACGCCGCCGATGTCGTCAACATTCCCCAACCCAAGCCCTCGGACCGCGGCCGCGCCATCGCGGTTGCCCCTACCGGAGCTGCCCCGAAGGCCCTGAAGCCGACGCTGCTCTTTGGATCGCTGGGAAAGTCGATCGAACTGTCGCCGATCACGCGGCGCTGGCAAAAGGCCCTCGCCGATTTTGCACCGCAGACCGCATCGGCGCAAAACGTTCATCTGACCCATCCGGCATATACTGCGATCCTGAAGCAGGCGGGGCAGAAGCGTAGAGGGCTGCAGATCCCGAAAGTGAACGAACTCGTCAACCGATTGCTGGCGTACCGGGAAGACAGCGCGCTCTACGAGACGGGTGAATATTGGGCGAGCCCAACAGAAACGCTGGCGCACCGTGCAGGTGACTGCGAGGATTTCGCGATCCTGAAATATGCCCTCCTCCGGGATCTTGGCATCGCCGACGAAGACATGAGGATCGTGGTCTTGCGCGACGCAGCTCTGCGGCAGTTCCACGCGGTGCTCACGGTTCGTCACAAGGGGCAGTGGCTTATCCTGGACAACCGGTTCTCGCGCGTCCGTTTCGAGCGGGATCTGCCGCACTACAAGCCGCTTTACTCAGTCAATGCGGCCGGTGAATGGACACACGCAGGACAGCCCGGCACACCTGTCAGACTTGCAGCCCGGCTGCAATCAGCAACACGCTGAGGGCAGATCCGCGAACCGGCTTGAGACGCCGGTATCGAGGCCACCCGCACTCCAGGGTACGGACCCATAAATGAAGCCGATTTGGCGGCAGAAATGGCAAAATCTCGCGAGGAAGCGTGTGCAGAGCGGGCTTTATGCCCGGTCAAGCGCGGTGACGCTGCGAGGTAAAGCCATTTTGCCGTCCTTCGGATTTGGCCGTTTTGGCCATCTGCATCGTCGCGAAAGGCTTGAAAATGAACCGCATTTCCTGCGCTTTCGCTCCTCGCAGTTGATCAAAACGATCCAAACCAAATTGACTTCATTTATGGGTCTGCACACTAGCGTCTTCCATAAAAACGGGTGTGTGCTATACGCGCAAGATGCGTGATCGAGCCGACAGCACCGCGATTCGGGAAAAAACGTCAGGCAATGCCCGGGCATTGGTTCTTGCCGCCGTGAGCTGCCTGTTCGCAATCGGCGTCGTTGCCGGAGGTCACTTCCTCGCCGAGCATCAGGAAACGGTCCTTCGCACGGAACGCGCAAAAGCCGAATTCGAACGCGGCCACCTTGTCGAAGCGCTCCGGGATGCGCATCTCACCGCCCCGCGTCTGCGCCTTGAAGAACTTGCAACGCTTCCGCTGGTATCCGAATTCGTCGACGTTTCGGACCGTTGGCCAAATGGCGAAGAGGCACAGGAACTAGCGGCGTATCTGAAATCTGTCTTGAGTGCAGCAGCGGCAGAAACGGGCCTCGCGCGGATTTCCATGTTGGATCAGGACGGAAGGGAACTGCTCGCGGCGACCAACTTCACGCGAGCCGAAGACGAAAATCCCGGGCTGACGATCGAAGCGGACATTCCGGATATCAACACGCCGACGGAGGTCGCGGGCAAACTTTCGGGAATTGTTGCAAACGGCAACATGACGCTGCTGACAGAACCGAATGCGGTGTCTGCACGCACGACCGCCAGCGTTTCGTCCTCCGCTGAGATCGGCGCCGAAAGTACCTCTCCTTTCGGCATTCCGGCGACGACCCGATTGCTCTCGCTGGTCGCGGCCATGGCGATTGTTGTTATCGGACTTGCGGGCTGCCTGCATTTGCGTGGTCGTACAGGTAACCGGTAGCAAGTACGCAGGCACGTGCCGCACCTGGCATTGTCAGGGAAAAATAACTGACAGGACGTCGTCTCGCCCTGTCAATTCAGTTTCCCGTCCTTCACGCCGCAGTGACGGGAATCTGGGCCTCTGCACCCTCTGTATCAAGAACAACGCGGATACTTTCGCCCATGGAGGCGTGGCCTTGAAGCGTGGCAGCGTCCTGCCAGTCATGGCCGGTTCCCTGTCCGTCAAGATCAACAGACAATGTCACGTCGCCGTCGGCCTGTTTTTGCACTCTCACGAAGTCGGTTGCGTTGTCTCCCGCACCGAAGGCGCCGTCGAGAAGATCGCCGAGATCTAACGCGTCACCCTGGCCGAAGTCATAATCCGTGATGATGTCCGCATCGGCGAGAGACGTGAGGACAAACGTATCCGCGCCTTCTCCGCCCGTCAGGATGTCCGTTCCCAAACCTCCGATCAGGATATCGTCGCCTGCCGTTCCGACCAGAACGTTGTCGCCATCATCACCCCGGATGACGGAACCGGTCACAAGGGCCGCAAGCTCGGAAATGCCTGAATCGGGACCAGCGGAATCGATGTCCGCCTCATTGCCGGGAGCGGTCACCGAACCGGAGCTTTCGGCAGGGTCTTGCGTTTGTGAAACAGTGCTTGTTTCAGCCTGTACCTCGAACGCAACTTCCCGCGTGACGAGGGAGCCGTCTGCGAACACGAGCTCGAATTCGACCGAATCCGTCCCTTCAAATCCGCTTGCCGGGATGACCGTCACGGTAAAGTCATCTGCTACCGAGACTGCAGCGCTTTCGGGCGCGGCAATGACCCGTACCTCGGAAAGACCCGCAGCAACCTCCTGTGTGGATGCTGCATAAAGAACAAGCCCGACGCTTGCCGCGATCGCGGTGGACTGGCGGGTTGTGTCATCCGCATCCGTCTGATCGTCACCGTCAATGGTGAATGACACACCTGCATAGGAGCCGGTGCCTCCGTCAGACTTCGTGAAGGTTCCTTCCGCGTAGACGGTGTTTCCATCGACATCCCGGTAAGTGTCATCAGCTTCCAGCCCGATTGCCTCGATACCGAGTTCGGCCAGAGACTTCAGTTCGCCGTCCTGCGTCACACCGTCCGAATTCGCATCCTGCCAGACCTTGATGTCGCCGAAGCTGCTGTCGCTGTTGTCAATGATGTTGTCGCCGTTTTCGTCGAGCGACGCCAGCGCCTCAAGCGAATTCGCGTAAGACCCGCCATTGAATACCTCGGAAAAGACTTCCGAGCCATTCTCGATGGCGCCCGATCCGTCGACATCGACAACTAGTATCCCGTCATCGGAACCAACCCAGCCCGATTTTTCTGAAACACCATCGGCGTTTTGATCAAACGCGACACCGTTCTCGACGGAGAGCAGTTCGATCCCGTCCCCATCAAGATCAAGAACAATCGGATCAGATCCGAAAATGAAATCCGACGCATCGAGACTGGACGAAGAAACGCCATTCACAACAGCAATGTACTGGTTGTTGACGTTGTCAAAGATGGTGGCATTTCCGGAACCGTCGTCGCCGATCGTCAGATCGCCAAACGTCAATCCCCCCGTTATGACTATTTTGTCATCACCGTCCTGGAAATCTGAAATGCGATCGGCGTCGGATAGCAATACTCCACCCTCACCAGCGGCGAACACGAACTTATCCGCGTCAGAGCCCCCGGTCAGAAGGTCACGGTCCACGCCACCGAAAAGCTGATCGCTGCCAGCGCCGCCGATAATGACATCTCTGCCGGCTCCCCCGAACAGCAGGTCGTTTCCGCCATATCCAAAGAGATGATCAATGCCGTCATTGCCAAAGAGAGAATTGGCCCCGCCGGTGCCTCCAATCAGGTCGTTGAAGCTGCTCCCCGTGGCGTTTTCAACGTTCAGCAAATCATCGTGGGCGATGGTTCCATTGCTGATCCCGGCTAACAGGATTGGCCAGCTCAGGCTGTTGTTCGCGATATCAGTGGCCCATTGCTGGTCCAGTCTCAAGAAAACGCCACTGCTTGCCGAGGAA
This region of uncultured Roseibium sp. genomic DNA includes:
- the sfsA gene encoding DNA/RNA nuclease SfsA, yielding MKFAEPLVSGRLLKRYKRFLADVVLDADGREITAHCANPGSMLGLKEPGSRVWLSLSNNPKRKLKYSWEVIEADGALVGINTAHPNRLVEEAIEAGRITELSGYASMRREVKYGKNSRIDILLEGTGGARTYVEVKNVHLMRQAGLAEFPDSVTARGAKHLGELADMVGEGHRAAMVFLVQRPDCKRLSLAEDIDPAYASAFRAARDAGVDVYAIGCDVRLDGIDAVRPVEIAI
- a CDS encoding TrkH family potassium uptake protein encodes the protein MNVLGFLYVGLATAMLIPAIVDVAQKNADWQAFVFSALLTGLFGMLLSLAVGGSLREGLDTRQTFILTTLSWATLPAFGALPFLWLGIGYADAVFEAVSGFTTTGSTVLTGLDSLPPGLLVWRSMLQWMGGVGIIVMAIVLLPFLRIGGMQLFQSESSDRSEKIVSRSVELIRLIGLAYLFLTVLCIAAYLATGMELFDAFNHALTTIATGGYSTHDESFGYFKNPASGWVAVVFMIIGALPFVLLIQALRGHPLQLWRDPQVRALLGFLALVSLTLTVYLGINMRFPFEEALLRATFNVVSIVTGTGYALGDFSQWGAPVVGIAFLLMFVGGCTGSTTGGIKIFRFLVFFGTVRAHLRRMVRPHRIMSEEYAGTRLTPELSFSVLAFLVVYMGSVGIITVALSFFDLDLVTAISAAATSVGNVGPGLGPVIGPAGHFAPLPDGAKWLLSFAMLVGRLELFTVLVLLDPDFWSK
- a CDS encoding TolC family outer membrane protein, translated to MRVSNTGVNYPPTGPTKAWACVGRYNSVRRTKNKNVALSSMRILPALLLSVCLVEASVAADLRQVVQEAVSTNPDVLESAANRRARDNEYRRSQGAFLPTLDLSAELGPERLDRPNSFSADENDQWRFSKEFTVTVQQLLFDGFASVNEVYRQSARVDGAALRVMERSEAIALDAVESYIDVLRSTAILAKARLNVEKHKRIFSDVRLRFEGGETGAADLAQARERVAAAEVIVSEVQQSLLDTIAKYERVVGRKPSSLAPATPAQLPNGSINQLVDSAVQTHPTVRAAVADADAAKFEYESSKGNFFPEVALQGQATVGDDIGGIEGRNNEYSGKVIFSWNLYNGGRDTALSQEYSERLTEAQIRVDRIRRELKEGIQRSFAAVSTTTDRIAALREQLAANRQVVEGYRQEYDIGQRTLLDVLNAENALFNSEIELISVRAVYAFSTYQLRATSGDLLAYLSVTPPPEAADGQREAATILPRNPLNLEPLRKF
- a CDS encoding type I secretion system permease/ATPase — translated: MLNKTTEETKEADAIPASQASTDPLALCLKHIARVHGYVVSDAVIWNGLPRSGDRLSVGLLGRAAANCGLKVLPDKIELDTIPLAALPCIVTLNNSDLRVLSAIDRETGKAELIDPSQAPEKQRVELSDFKQQYSGYAIFFQPAVDKSGKSERSLGSEGHWFWSTVSSYWRDYTHVAFAALLINLLALASPLFTMNVYDRVVPNFAIPTLWALAIGVILTLIFDFILKIARGQIINVAGKQADNALASRIFAHALAIDFEKRPVSSGQFANHIREFENVREFITSSSLISIIDIFFIGIFVAVLFLLVGPIAVVPLIAVPIVLAISLFVQAPLSGAIEQSHRESAIRHSILVESIANLDTVRALNAEGRMQTKWERSVAASSAAIMKGRFWALIAQSGTGLVQASVSIVIIVWGVYLIQSGDITMGALIAAMMLSGRVLAPLANVANTLTRLRQTLHSYKILNEVMETETERKPGRTYINKRIASGSVEFKGVNFRYPGAEDDSLKNISFKIAPGETVGLIGRVGSGKSTIGRLLSGLYYPSNGTVLIDGTDTRQFDPADLRSNVGFLSQDNVLFSGTVRENISAGDPFADDDALVEAARIAGVEEFIAQNPLGYDLQVGEGGRFLSGGQKQAVALARILLRRPRILFLDEPSSHLDLASERRLISRLMDYNTPDTTVIISTHRMSLVELTDRLITLDYGKLALDGPRLEILRKLQELGAVNAANQQNAQGEIS
- a CDS encoding HlyD family type I secretion periplasmic adaptor subunit, which codes for MSAGDWNYANDIRDVIQTKPPRYTTNVIRIGLILFIVALAWAYFATLKEVTRGDGRVVPSRQIQVVQAPEPGIVEKIFVREGDVVEEGQPLIEIDDTTFSSQLGEIRQRRWALMARVARLDSEADEKPLAFPQELATEAPRLIAEEENVYLDKKARLENELRVLQNQASQREQEYQELLAKQDKLESVIKIMKREVEIKQNLYERRVLPEIEFLQLQRQLTESEGELAITKASVQRALAGKEEARERSGSAVAEFVSEASQQLAESRGELAVIEESLRGAADKVRRTELVSPVKGIINKLNITTIGAVVQPAADLVEIVPLEDTLLIEARIRPKDVAFLHPGQKAQVKITAYDFSVYGGLEGNLERISADTTEDEEGNRFFRVMIRTDKNYLGSDTEPLPIIPGMVASIDILTGEKTVLDYILKPIKKVRDEALRER
- a CDS encoding transglutaminase-like cysteine peptidase codes for the protein MDYRAAAPAVTAAKRRGVHTAWLVCFSILLVRLTTGAAAADNAPGAGTPTSIDPDKVMQLASADATPAPVHAAASLEKSAASANAADVVNIPQPKPSDRGRAIAVAPTGAAPKALKPTLLFGSLGKSIELSPITRRWQKALADFAPQTASAQNVHLTHPAYTAILKQAGQKRRGLQIPKVNELVNRLLAYREDSALYETGEYWASPTETLAHRAGDCEDFAILKYALLRDLGIADEDMRIVVLRDAALRQFHAVLTVRHKGQWLILDNRFSRVRFERDLPHYKPLYSVNAAGEWTHAGQPGTPVRLAARLQSATR
- a CDS encoding calcium-binding protein, which codes for MSISFNATDSDFDTSLAGSFTIRIDAAGSAAPLDYSNLTSGVFVNLSEVDQTFDGQTVSAETATDRTGADPKTVGIDSVAGMDSATGSSTDDILVGNSNANTLSGEEGNDLIVGGGGDDDVAGGAGDDTIVWNAGDGHDHVTGSAPGDTGAGETDTFIVNGSAAAEQFYVETVAAYNARLGSSAETLVADTEVVVSRAVVGGSTTIVAELDNIDHIDINGLGGSDKLFVSGDFSGTDLDLDAVKFTGGDDDETVDTTGVSSNHRVLFEGNAGEDTLLSSLGTSTFEAGDDEDGADYSSASSGVFLRLDQQWATDIANNSLSWPILLAGISNGTIAHDDLLNVENATGSSFNDLIGGTGGANSLFGNDGIDHLFGYGGNDLLFGGAGRDVIIGGAGSDQLFGGVDRDLLTGGSDADKFVFAAGEGGVLLSDADRISDFQDGDDKIVITGGLTFGDLTIGDDGSGNATIFDNVNNQYIAVVNGVSSSSLDASDFIFGSDPIVLDLDGDGIELLSVENGVAFDQNADGVSEKSGWVGSDDGILVVDVDGSGAIENGSEVFSEVFNGGSYANSLEALASLDENGDNIIDNSDSSFGDIKVWQDANSDGVTQDGELKSLAELGIEAIGLEADDTYRDVDGNTVYAEGTFTKSDGGTGSYAGVSFTIDGDDQTDADDTTRQSTAIAASVGLVLYAASTQEVAAGLSEVRVIAAPESAAVSVADDFTVTVIPASGFEGTDSVEFELVFADGSLVTREVAFEVQAETSTVSQTQDPAESSGSVTAPGNEADIDSAGPDSGISELAALVTGSVIRGDDGDNVLVGTAGDDILIGGLGTDILTGGEGADTFVLTSLADADIITDYDFGQGDALDLGDLLDGAFGAGDNATDFVRVQKQADGDVTLSVDLDGQGTGHDWQDAATLQGHASMGESIRVVLDTEGAEAQIPVTAA